TTGCTACCCAAACCCCTCTAAACTCATGATTTATTTTTTGGGCAAAAATAAATTGTGCAGAGAATAATACAATTATTATTGTGTAATTTATCTTCTTAAACATATTCTTAATCTAAATAATATTATCAATTTACCTCTCCTTCGAAGAGGTCAGAAAGACCTTTTCGGTATTTCTGGGTGAGGTCTTAACAATCAGACAATGCAACATTAACGGCTAAGCCACCTGTTGACGTTTCTTTGTATTTATTATTCATGTCTTTTGCGGTTTCCCACATGGTATTTACTACCTTATCAAAGGGCACCTTTACATTTATAGGATCAGTATCTAAAGCCAATTCAGCCGCATGGATGGCTTTTATGGCACCCATAGAATTACGTTCTATACAAGGCACTTGTACCAAACCACCGATAGGATCACAAGTCAAACCTAAATGATGTTCCATCGCAATTTCAGCGGCAATTAATACTTGATCTGGTGTGCCACCTAATAATTCGGTCAATGCACCTGCTGCCATCGCAGCTGAAACACCAATCTCAGCCTGACAACCACCCATTGCAGCAGATATGGTTGCCCCTTTTTTAAAGATACTACCAATTTCGCCTGCCACCAATAAGAATTTTTTAATTTCATTAAAACTAGCCTCATGGTTTTCAATAACCAAATAATACATCAATACGGCGGGTATTACACCAGCACTTCCGTTTGTTGGTGCGGTCACTACACGCCCTAATGAGGCGTTTACTTCATTAACACTTAAGGCAAAACAACTTACCCATTTAAGTATTTGTCTAAATTTAACTTCGGTATTTCTAATTGATTCAAGCCATTCTTGAGGGTTGTTATATAAGGATACACCAATTAAGTTTTTATGAGTGTCAAAAGCACGACGTCTTACATTGAGTCCTCCAGGTAAATTACCCTCGGTATGGCAGCCCGTATACATACATTCTAACATGGTATTCCAAATGCGATGGAATTCATAATCAATCTTCTCAGGCGTTCGTAATTCTTTTTCATTTTCTAAAACCACATCAGATATGGAAAGGTTTTGATCTTTACAATACGCCAATAACTCCGTACCAAGTCTAATGGGATAAGGAAATGTATTTGAGAAAATTTGTTTATTTTTTTTAGAGTTTTTACGTTCTTCTTTCACTACAAATCCACCGCCAATAGAGTAGAGGGTAGAACGGCTTTTTTTACCCGAAATGGTAGCTGTAAAAGTCATTCCATTGGCATGAAAGGGAAGAAATTTTCTGTTAAAAACAATGTCCGTTTCCGGATTAAAAGCTAGTATTTTTTCGTTATTAAAAGATAAGGCTTTGTTTATTTTTATGGCAGCAATAATAGCCTCGATACTTTGTGTAGGTATCGTTTCAGGGTCTGCACCACTTAAGCCAAGTAATACGGCATAATCAGTAGCATGTCCTTTCCCCGTTAAGGATAAAGAACCATATAAATCAACCGTTATTTTTTCAACGGTATCAAATTTGTGGGAAGCCTTTAATTCTTTTATCCATCGTTCTGCCGCACGCCAAGGCCCTAAGGTGTGTGAACTAGAAGGTCCTACACCAATTTTTAACATATCAAATACCGAAATACATTCCATATAATTCTCTTAGAAACTAATAATCAAAAATAGATAAAACATTTGAGTAAACTTAGTAATTATAATTGAAAAGGAAAGGGAGTATAACGTCAGATTAGTGAAGTGGGAAACTTCAAATTACATGAACCAAATTCTAACGAAAGGGTTTTGAATTATTAGGAATTTATTTTTTCTCGGCACTTATGTCTTAATTGAATATATAATAGGCAATCATTAGTTGATTATGCCATGTTGCCCTAAGCGTAAGCACTACTAAAACTGCCAGTCTGTCATAATTATAAAAAAAATGCTGTCAAAATCAATTTATATTAGCGTTGGCATAAAGATTGACTAATTACAATCAGTAATCAAAAAGAATAATCTAAAAATCTAAATATTTATATTATGAGTAAAATTATAGGAATAGATTTAGGAACAACCAACTCATGTGTTTCTGTAATGGAAGGTAATGAGCCAGTAGTAATTCCTAATGCAGAAGGGAAAAGAACAACTCCTTCTATTGTAGCATTTGTTGATGGTGGCGAACGTAAAGTTGGTGACCCTGCTAAAAGACAAGCAGTAACTAATCCTACAAGAACGGTATATTCAATTAAACGTTTTATGGGTAACAAGTATTCTGAATCTAAAAAAGAGGCAGAACGTGTACCTTATAAAGTGGTTAAAGGAGACAATGATACACCAAGAGTTGATATTGATGGCAGAATGTATACGCCACAAGAAATCTCAGCAATGATATTGCAAAAAATGAAAAAAACAGCCGAAGACTATTTAGGTCATGAGGTTAAAGAAGCTGTTGTAACTGTACCTGCATATTTTAATGATGCACAACGTCAGGCTACAAAAGAAGCTGGTGAAATAGCAGGTTTAAAAGTGAGTCGTATAATCAATGAGCCTACAGCGGCTGCATTGGCATACGGATTAGATAAATCTGGTGCAGATAAAAAAATTGCGGTTTACGATTTAGGTGGTGGTACTTTTGATATCTCTATCTTAGAAATTGGTGATGGTGTTTTTGAAGTATTATCTACAAATGGAGATACACATTTAGGTGGTGATGATTTTGATCAAGTAATTATTGATTGGTTAGCAGATGCCTTTAAAAAAGACGAAAACGTTGATCTTAGAAAAGATCCAATGGCTTTACAACGTTTAAAAGAAGCTGCTGAAAAAGCTAAGATTGAATTATCATCAAGTACACAAACAGAGATTAATTTACCTTATGTTACTGTTGTTGATAATGTACCAAAACACTTGGTAAAAAAATTAACTAGAGCTCAATTTGAACAATTAGCACATGATTTAGTGAAACGTTCAATGGATCCTGTAGCAAAAGCGTTAAAAGATGCTGATCTTAAAACTACTGATATTGATGAAATAATTTTAGTAGGTGGTTCAACTCGTATTCCTAAAATTCAAGAAGAAGTAAAAAAATTCTTTGGTAAAGAGCCACATAAAGGTGTAAACCCTGATGAGGTAGTTGCTGTAGGTGCTGCAATTCAAGGTGGTGTATTAACTGGAGATGTAAAAGATGTACTTTTATTAGATGTTACGCCATTAGCCTTAGGTATTGAAACTATGGGTAATGTAATGACTAAATTAATTGAAGCCAATACGACAATACCAACTAAAAAATCGCAAGTATTTTCAACTGCAGCTGACAACCAGCCTTCAGTAGAAATTCATGTGTTACAAGGTGAGCGTGCTATGGCAGCCGATAATAAAACAATTGGCCGTTTTCATTTAGATGGAATTCCACCAGCACAAAGAGGTGTACCACAAATTGAAGTAACATTTGATATTGATGCCAATGGTATTATCAATGTATCAGCTAAAGATAAAGGTACAGGTAAAGAGCATAACATTCGTATTGAAGCTTCTTCAGGATTGTCAGAAGATGATATCAAAAAAATGAAAGCAGATGCTGAAGCTAATGCTGAATCAGATAAACAAGCAAAAGAAACTGCTGAAAAAATCAATGGTGCTGATGCAATGATTTTCCAAACAGAAAAACAATTAAAAGAGTTTGGTGAAAAATTATCTGCTGATAAAAAAGAACCTATTGAAGCTGCTTTAGAGGAATTGAAAAAAGCACATGAGTCTAAAGACTTGGCACAAATAGATACTGCCATGGAAAAGATAAATGAAGCTTGGAAAGTTGCCTCTGAAGAGATGTACAAAGCAGAACAAGAAGGTGGAGCTGCCGGTAATGCAGGAGGAGAAGCGGAAGGTTCTTCAGCTACTGAAGGTGATGATGTACAAGATGTAGATTTCGAAGAAGTAAAAGAAGATTAATTTATTCTTATTTGTCATTCCGACGAAGGAGGAATCTTATGAACAGTACTTGTCATTTGAACAGATTCCTCGTGCCTCGGAATGACAACATGTAAAACAAAAATCCCGTTCCAATAGTTGGAACGGGATTTTTTGGTTTTGGATCTGATTAGTATCAGAAATATATATAAGTATTTAGCGGGTCAATTGCTTTGTTGGATAACTATAACAGTTAAAGTTCATTTTTATTATAATTTATCTGTAAAAAAGTTGCGTAAAATAATAAGTACCTTCAGCGTTTTGAACAGCAGCGATACCTGTATGTGTAAAATTGCCTTCGATATTATCTTTATGTTCTGAACTGTTTAACCATGCAGTGACCACTTTTTCGGCTGTATTATAACCATAAGCTACATTTTCACCGGTACCTTTTGCATTTTCATTTCTTTTTAAGTTATTAGCTCTCGAACTAAAATTATCGTGGCTAATCTTATCTTTTGCAATCATATATTTGCTATGGTCAATGGCAAGATTATCAGCAGTAGTATTTCTTGATAGTATTTCAAGTCCCTTACTTTCTCTATGAGCATTTACTAAATTAAATATTTTATCAGTAATACTTGTTTCAACGAAAACTTCATCCGTATTATCTTCAGAACATGAAGATATCGATACGAATAATAATAGTAAAATACTATATTTAAATAGGACTTTCATATGATTAAGTTCTTATAGTTAGTTGTTTATATAACTATAATTTGGAATGTTTAGTATAAAATTGAATATATGAAGTAATAAAAGAACCGTATTAGTAACTGTATTTAGGAGTTTAAAAGGTATGATTAGACTTAATTGAGCTGCAGGTAGTATGTTATGATTTTTAAGTCATTTTTGGTGTTCAAGTACTAAATTTAAATACGTTTCTAAGGTTGTTTTAGGAAAAACGGATTGGTTTTTCTGTTTTTAAATCCATGATACATAACATAGCCGAACAGAATAAGGGCTCCTATTAAAGCCGTATAAGCAATGCTTTCATATTCATTTTGCTGTTTTACATATATGGCTATCAATGCCCAAACCCCAACTAAGGCAAATTCTCTCATATTTCGTTTGTAAATCATAAGAGCATTTAATAACGTCGCAACAATTATCATGATAATAGTCCATTGTATTTCAGAGATACCAAAGCCACTCCATTCAATTTTGGCCAAGTAAGCCGTAATATTGGCGATAGTGGCAACTGTAATCCATCCAGAATAGATACAAATTGGCCACCAATAAAACGCAATTATTTTTTTGGAAGCATCGTAACGCTCCATATTTGTATTTAAAATTATTTTTGTCAAAGAAATAAGCATTACAAGCATAATACCTAAAGAAAGTAGCGTGTTTTCATAGAGCCATGCGAATACCCAAGCTGCATTTGCTAAATTGGTTAATGCAAACCAATAACCCGTTTGGTTAATAAATTCATTAATTTTTTTGAGCTTGAATGTTTGATAAATTTGAAAACCACAAAAAGCAATTAGTCCTAAATAAATAATACCCCAAATAGAAAAAGCATACCCAGCAGGTGTAAATAAGTTGGTGTATTTATCGCTGAGACCGCCAATCGTATTTCCATTAACTTTATAAACTTGAGAATAATAATTAATTCCAATAGCAATAATTACGGATAAGGAATTAAGTATAGAAAACTTTTGCTGATTTTTTATAGCGTTCATCCCTCTAAAATAATAATTTAATATCTTATTTCAAAACAAAATGTATTTATCTACTTCGTATTTGTCCTCTAACAAAATCTATTACCTTTGCAAACATTAAAAATCAAACTTTTTTGAATCTTAAAACATATACATCAGAATTTCGCTATAATTTAAAATTGGCTTACCCAGTTATGCTAGGCATGATTGGTCATACGTTGGTTAGTTTTATTGATAATATTATGGTGGGTCAAATGGGAACTGCTGAATTGGCAGCGGTATCTTTAGGAAATAGTTTTGTTTTTATAGCGATGAGTTTGGGTATTGGTTTTTCAACTGCGATTACGCCTTTAGTTGCAGAAGCAGATGGTGAAAAAAATATAGAAAAGGGAAAACAAACTTTTAATCATGGCTTAATTTTATGCACCGTTCTCGGGATTGTTTTATTTTTAATGATCTTGGCGATAAAACCGTTGATGTATCATATGAGCCAACCAGAAGAAGTGGTAGCATTAGCAATTCCTTATTTAGATTTGGTTGCTTTTTCTTTAATTCCATTAATTATTTTTCAGGGTTTTAAACAATTTGCAGATGGCTTGTCACAGACCAAGTACGCCATGTATGCTACCATTATCGCAAATGTTATAAATGTAGTGTTGAATTATTTATTGATTTTTGGAAAATTTGGATTTCCAGAAATGGGTATTATCGGAGCAGCGATTGGAACATTGGTTTCAAGGATTGTAATGTTGGGTTATATATGGTTATTGTTAAAATCAAAAACAAAATTCAAACCTTATTTTGAGCGATTTAGTTTTAAAAATATAAAGAAAAGTATACTCAAAAAAATAATAAATCTTGGCTTTCCTTCAGCCTTGCAAATGTTTTTTGAGGTGGCTATTTTTACGGCTGCCATTTGGTTAAGCGGTGTATTGGGTAAAAATCCACAAGCGGCAAATCAAATTGCACTAAACTTGTCTTCCATGACTTTTATGGTGGCTATGGGCTTAAGTGTTACCGCAATGATTAGAGTAGGGAATCAAAAAGGATTAAAAAACTTTAAGGAATTGCGACGTATTGCTTTTTCCATATTTATACTGACCTTCTTTTTAGATATTATTTTCGCATTGGTATTTATGATATTCAATCAAGAGTTGCCAAGAATTTACGTAGATGAATATGACCTAGTCAATCAAATTGATAACTTAGAAGTGGTGAGTATCGCTGCTAAATTATTATTAGTGTCTGCTGTTTTTCAAATTTCTGACGGATTACAAGTTGCTGTGTTGGGGGCCTTAAGAGGTTTACAAGATGTTAAGATACCTACGATAATAACTTTCATTGCCTATTGGCTAATTGGTTTTCCCATTTCTTATTTTTTAGGAAAGGAAGATGTGTATGGTAGTGTGGGGATCTGGTTAGGATTGTTGGCAGGTTTAACTGCCTCTGGAATATTATTGTATATTCGATTTAATTATTTAACCAAGAAATTAATTAATCAAAGCATTTAATAAATGGGTATTGTTTTAAAACAATCATTTACCAACACCCTGATTCTTTTTTTAGGTTTTGCAATTGGTGGTATTAATGTATTATTTATTTATACGCATTTTTTACACGAAGACTATTATGGTCTTAATACCTTTTTATTATCGACTGCTAATATTTTATCGCCCTTAATGGTACTCGGTATGCAGCATACTATCATTAAATTTTTTACTTCATTTCAAACAAAATACGAGCAAGATCAATTTTTAACCAGTGCATTGGTAATGCCCTTATTTATTATTATACCCTTAGGTTTTATAGGAGCTTATACGTATGAAAGTATTGCAAACTGGTTATCTGTGGAAAACGCAATAATTAAACCCTATACCTATCTTATTTTTTTAACCGCAATTTTTATTGGTTATTTTGAAGTGTTTTATTCTTTTAGTAAAGTGCAGTACCAGTCCGTTTTTGGCAATTTTATCAAAGAGATGTTTGCTCGAATTTGTGCCACTTTTTTATTGTTTGCTGTGCATTTTAAATGGATTACTGAAGAGCAGTTTATATATGCTATTACTATTGTTTACGGGTTACGAATGGTTATAATGATGATGTATGCTTTTACATTATATAAGCCTGAATTTATTTTTAAGTTTCCTAAAAATAGTCGTGAGATTTTGTCCTATTCATTTTATATTATTTTAGCAGGATCGGCAAGTGGAATTTTATTAGATATTGATAAGTTCATGATTCCACAACTGGAGCAAATTGCTGAGGTTGCCTATTATGCAGTAGGTATTTATATAGCTTCAGTTATAGCTATTCCGTCAAGGGCAATGCAGCAAATTATTAATCCGCTAACGGCTAAAGAGCTCAATAACAATAACTTAAAAGAGGTTTTAAGCTTGTATAAAAAAAGTTCTATAACGCTATTAGTAGCTGGAGGGTTATTGTTTTTACTTATCAATTTGAATATTCAAGATTTATATGGATTAATAAATAAACCAGAATATGCAGTAGGAGGGATGATTGTATTGATGATTTCTATTTCCGAAATGTATAAGCTAGCGTTAGGTACAAATGGGGCCATTTTAACTAATTCTGATCATTATAGAGTGTTTTTCTATTTCTCTATAGCCATGGCATTAAGTGTTATCTTTTTAAATAAATGGTTAATAGAAATTTTAGGAATAGATGGTGCTGCCTTAGCAACCTTAATTGTAGTACTAGTTTTTAGTACTATTAAAATTATATACATTCAGGTAAAAATGAATATGCAACCCTTTACAACTAAAACAATAGCAATATTGACTGTGATTTTAGTCCTGTTTTTTGCATTTTATTTTATAGAATTACCATTTCATGCATTGGTAAACATATTTATAAAGTCTATTGCGGTTACTATTATTTATACTTTTACAGTATATAAGTTTCGTATTTCAGAAGATGTAAACGGCTTAATTAATAAATACATTCCTCGATAAATATGGCATATGTTTTTCATCTTTTTTTGGGAATTATATCTGCTTTTTTAGGCTTGTTAGCTCCAGGTATGCTAAACATGACCGCAGTTAGGACAACTATAGAACAAGGAAAGAGGGCAGGGGTAGTATTTTCTGCTGGAGCGTCAGCTATTGTTTTTATTCAAGCTTCAATTGCATTGGTTTTTGCAAGTTATTTAAGTGAAAATCCTAACGTATTTGATAATTTGAAAATAGCAGCAATTATTGTTTTTTTTTTATTGGCACTATTTTTCTTTCTACAAGCTCGAAAAACATTTAATGCAGAAGGGAAGTCAAAAAAAGGGAATTTATTTTTTATAGGAATGGTAATGTCTGCAATAAACATGTTGGCCATTCCTTTTTATTTCGGACTCACCACTTATTTTGAAGTTAATGGTCAGTTAATAATGGAACAGCCTTATATTACTTTGTTTATTGTTGGGTCAGGCTTAGGTTCATTCATCTTATTTGTTCTTTATGTTTTTTTTGCAGGAGTAATAACCAAGCGTGCCAAATTTATTGCCACAAACATAAATTATATTTTAAGTGGACTGTTTTTTATGTTGGGATTAATAGCAATCTTAAAGAGTTAGATTGAAAATTAAATCTATTCATTTTTTTGAAAAAAGAAGTTCTTAAAAAAAAACATAAATTAATTATTATATTTGCCACTAAAGGTCAAAATTTCAACATGATTGATGCTATTGAAAATAATTTAAACCGAGGTATAGGCTTGCTTAGCATTATAAGTGATGAGGAATATAGTAATATTTCTGTTAAACCTTACCACTCAAGTATAGGTATACATATGAGACACGTTTTAGATATGTTCGATTGTATTTTTTGCGGATTAGATTCTAGAGAAATTAATTTAGCAGCTAGAAAACGAAATACAGAAGCAGAACAGAAAACAGAAATGGGTTTGGTGTATTTCAACGAAGTTATAAGCAACTTAAGATGTCTGTCTTCTGAAGATTTAAATGAAGTTGTAGCGGTCTCTGACGATTTAGGATTGGGTGTGGTTACAACCAAATATACTGTAGCTTCAATCTTATCACAAGCTCACAGCCATGCTATTCACCATTTTGCGAGTATTGGTTATATCATCTCCCAATTAGGAATTGAATTGCCTGATGCTGATTTTGGTTATAACCCTACCACACCAAAAAAGGATGTATTGGCTTAATAGTTAATATAAACCCATCCTCTATAAGTTCTATTCTTTTTTGTTATTTTATCTTTTAGTTCCAATAAAAAATAATAGGTTCCTACGGGTACAACTATACCTTCGGTAACGGTAATACTATTTTCTGATATACCACCCCATGTATTGTCGTAATTTTGTTTTTCATATACGAGTTCTCCCCAACGGTCAAAAACTTCGATTGAATTTTCTTGAGATAAATCTAAACCAGCTATTTCAAAATAATCATTAAGTCCATCTCCATTTGGTGAAAATCCAGTATTTATAGTAAAATCATTTCCACTAGGTTCAGCAGCAATCGTTAACACTTCATAGTCATCTGGTACAAATGAAATAGATGTAATATCACCTTCTTCTAAATCGCCAGAAACGTCATTTCTACCTAAACTATCCCAACGAAGTGTTTTGTTATTCCAACCCACTACTCGTAATAATTCAATATCTTCCGTAAGGTTTTTAATATCACTATCAAGATCCCAGGTAAGTGTGACTTCTACAGCTTGGTCACCATCCAAATCCCAAAACTCTTTGTCATTTACTTTAGAAAGAATAGGAGCGAAGCTGTTGGTATCAAAAAGTGTTGTAAATGTAGTCGGACTATTAGGGTCCTCATAAAAGTAGGCACTTTTAAAAGTTGAAATTGAATTAGGTTTTGATATCGATAAGGGTCTTAACTTATCTTCGTCTCCAATAGGAAATGTAAAATCGATATTTCCAAATAGGGCTGCATAACCATCTACATGTTCATAATCAGACTCTCCATTATAATTGGCTTGCAAAAAGTCTAATGTGATATCTAAATCATTTCTAGGCGTAAAAACCTTTCCATTAATAAATTCTAACGTATTATAAACACCCATTGATGTTTCCAAATTTAAACCGTCTAACACATCAATTTCTGAGTTGTAAAACTCGGCTATTGAGGTACCTGAAACATTCAATAGATCTTCTCCATAAAACCCAGCAAGACCCAGGTTGCTATTAAACATACCGTCATTAATTAGGTTGGTATGGAAGCCGATTTTACCTTCGTCGTGAATTTGAATATCACCAAAGTTATGAAATGCTGTCTGCCCTACTAAAAGTTGCCCAATTGATAGGAATATAAATGTGAATATCTTATTCATATGCTTGAAATAATATAACTAAATTATCTGCTTTACTATCTACGTTAATTTTAAAACCATCTGCTGTGAACGTTACAAATTTAGCAGAAGTAATACCAAGATTATTACCATCTTGACTACCATATCTTACACCAATACAATGATCAGGTGAAGCAAAACGTGATATATCGTTAATAGAATTTCCATGCCCACCAACATATATTACTTGTTGCGTTGTTCCCCTAACATATCCATTCATTGTTCCAAATGAGTTCGCAAGGCTACTATTATTATTTCCTACTCCGTTATCAGCATTAATTCTTAGAGATTCAATATTGGCATGAGCAACAAAACTGATTTGTGAGGGTTTGAAAGGAATACCAGAAATGGTTACATTTCCAGTTGCTGTAATTGTAATATGTCCAAGGTAAACTCTATTTGAACCTGCCTGTCCAGTTGCTCCTTGAGCACCTGTAGCACCCACATCACCTTTATCACCTTTAGCACCAGTTGCTCCGTCTTCACCATTATAGATAAATGATGTAGATGTAATTTCACTTGAGTCTAAATAGTTATCTCTATCTAAATCTAAACCTGTAAATATTGAAGTTCCTTGTCTAGTAACGCCATGAGATGTTCTTGATTCTCGAGCAGTACGAGTAAGCGTGTTATATCCGTCAGTACCATCAACACCATCTTTACCGTCAGTACCATTTGTACCTTTATCACCTTGGTCACCCTTGTAGCCTTTATCGCCTTTTTCACCTTTAGCACCGTCTTTACCGTCGATACCATTGATTCCGTCTTTACCATTTATTCCATCAATACCATCCTTACCATCGATACCATTAATTCCGTCTTTACCGTCGGTACCATTTGCACCAGCATCACCCTTGTAGCCTTTATCGCCTTTTTCACCTTTAGCACCGTCTTTACCGTCGATACCATTGATTCCGTCTTTACCATTTATTCCATCAATACCATCCTTACCATCGATACCATTAATTCCGTCTTTACCGTCGGTACCATTTGCACCAGCATCACCTTTGTAGCCTTTATCACCTTTTTCACCTTTAGCACCGTCTACACCATCAACACCATCTTTACCGTCGGCACCTTTATCACCTTGGTCACCCTTGTAGCCTTTATCGCCTTTTTCACCTTTAGCACCGTCTTTACCGTCGATACCATTGATTCCGTCTTTACCATTTATTCCATCAATACCATCCTTACCATCGATACCATTAATTCCGTCTTTACCGTCAGTACCATTTGCACCAGCATCACCTTTGTAGCCTTTATCACCTTTAGCACCGTCTACACCATCAACACCATCTTTACCGTCGATACCATTTATTCCGTCTTTACCGTCAGTACCATTCGCACCAGCATCACCTTTGTAGCCTTTATCACCTTTTTCACCTTTAGCACCGTCTTTACCGTCGGCACCTTTATCACCTTGGTCACCTTTGTAGCCTTTCTCTCCTTTAGCACCGTCTACACCATCAACACCATCTTTACCGTCGATACCATTTATTCCGTCTTTACCATCAGTACCATTCGCACCAGCATCACCTTTGTAGCCTTTATCGCCTTTTTCACCTTTAGCACCGTCTTTACCGTCGATACCATTGATTCCGTCTTTACCATTTATTCCGTCTTTACCATTTATTCCATCAATACCATCCTTACCATCGATACCATTAATTCCGTC
The nucleotide sequence above comes from Aureibaculum algae. Encoded proteins:
- a CDS encoding L-serine ammonia-lyase, with product MECISVFDMLKIGVGPSSSHTLGPWRAAERWIKELKASHKFDTVEKITVDLYGSLSLTGKGHATDYAVLLGLSGADPETIPTQSIEAIIAAIKINKALSFNNEKILAFNPETDIVFNRKFLPFHANGMTFTATISGKKSRSTLYSIGGGFVVKEERKNSKKNKQIFSNTFPYPIRLGTELLAYCKDQNLSISDVVLENEKELRTPEKIDYEFHRIWNTMLECMYTGCHTEGNLPGGLNVRRRAFDTHKNLIGVSLYNNPQEWLESIRNTEVKFRQILKWVSCFALSVNEVNASLGRVVTAPTNGSAGVIPAVLMYYLVIENHEASFNEIKKFLLVAGEIGSIFKKGATISAAMGGCQAEIGVSAAMAAGALTELLGGTPDQVLIAAEIAMEHHLGLTCDPIGGLVQVPCIERNSMGAIKAIHAAELALDTDPINVKVPFDKVVNTMWETAKDMNNKYKETSTGGLAVNVALSDC
- the dnaK gene encoding molecular chaperone DnaK, which codes for MSKIIGIDLGTTNSCVSVMEGNEPVVIPNAEGKRTTPSIVAFVDGGERKVGDPAKRQAVTNPTRTVYSIKRFMGNKYSESKKEAERVPYKVVKGDNDTPRVDIDGRMYTPQEISAMILQKMKKTAEDYLGHEVKEAVVTVPAYFNDAQRQATKEAGEIAGLKVSRIINEPTAAALAYGLDKSGADKKIAVYDLGGGTFDISILEIGDGVFEVLSTNGDTHLGGDDFDQVIIDWLADAFKKDENVDLRKDPMALQRLKEAAEKAKIELSSSTQTEINLPYVTVVDNVPKHLVKKLTRAQFEQLAHDLVKRSMDPVAKALKDADLKTTDIDEIILVGGSTRIPKIQEEVKKFFGKEPHKGVNPDEVVAVGAAIQGGVLTGDVKDVLLLDVTPLALGIETMGNVMTKLIEANTTIPTKKSQVFSTAADNQPSVEIHVLQGERAMAADNKTIGRFHLDGIPPAQRGVPQIEVTFDIDANGIINVSAKDKGTGKEHNIRIEASSGLSEDDIKKMKADAEANAESDKQAKETAEKINGADAMIFQTEKQLKEFGEKLSADKKEPIEAALEELKKAHESKDLAQIDTAMEKINEAWKVASEEMYKAEQEGGAAGNAGGEAEGSSATEGDDVQDVDFEEVKED
- a CDS encoding CAP domain-containing protein; its protein translation is MKVLFKYSILLLLFVSISSCSEDNTDEVFVETSITDKIFNLVNAHRESKGLEILSRNTTADNLAIDHSKYMIAKDKISHDNFSSRANNLKRNENAKGTGENVAYGYNTAEKVVTAWLNSSEHKDNIEGNFTHTGIAAVQNAEGTYYFTQLFYR
- a CDS encoding tryptophan-rich sensory protein, whose protein sequence is MNAIKNQQKFSILNSLSVIIAIGINYYSQVYKVNGNTIGGLSDKYTNLFTPAGYAFSIWGIIYLGLIAFCGFQIYQTFKLKKINEFINQTGYWFALTNLANAAWVFAWLYENTLLSLGIMLVMLISLTKIILNTNMERYDASKKIIAFYWWPICIYSGWITVATIANITAYLAKIEWSGFGISEIQWTIIMIIVATLLNALMIYKRNMREFALVGVWALIAIYVKQQNEYESIAYTALIGALILFGYVMYHGFKNRKTNPFFLKQP
- a CDS encoding MATE family efflux transporter: MNLKTYTSEFRYNLKLAYPVMLGMIGHTLVSFIDNIMVGQMGTAELAAVSLGNSFVFIAMSLGIGFSTAITPLVAEADGEKNIEKGKQTFNHGLILCTVLGIVLFLMILAIKPLMYHMSQPEEVVALAIPYLDLVAFSLIPLIIFQGFKQFADGLSQTKYAMYATIIANVINVVLNYLLIFGKFGFPEMGIIGAAIGTLVSRIVMLGYIWLLLKSKTKFKPYFERFSFKNIKKSILKKIINLGFPSALQMFFEVAIFTAAIWLSGVLGKNPQAANQIALNLSSMTFMVAMGLSVTAMIRVGNQKGLKNFKELRRIAFSIFILTFFLDIIFALVFMIFNQELPRIYVDEYDLVNQIDNLEVVSIAAKLLLVSAVFQISDGLQVAVLGALRGLQDVKIPTIITFIAYWLIGFPISYFLGKEDVYGSVGIWLGLLAGLTASGILLYIRFNYLTKKLINQSI
- a CDS encoding polysaccharide biosynthesis C-terminal domain-containing protein, with translation MGIVLKQSFTNTLILFLGFAIGGINVLFIYTHFLHEDYYGLNTFLLSTANILSPLMVLGMQHTIIKFFTSFQTKYEQDQFLTSALVMPLFIIIPLGFIGAYTYESIANWLSVENAIIKPYTYLIFLTAIFIGYFEVFYSFSKVQYQSVFGNFIKEMFARICATFLLFAVHFKWITEEQFIYAITIVYGLRMVIMMMYAFTLYKPEFIFKFPKNSREILSYSFYIILAGSASGILLDIDKFMIPQLEQIAEVAYYAVGIYIASVIAIPSRAMQQIINPLTAKELNNNNLKEVLSLYKKSSITLLVAGGLLFLLINLNIQDLYGLINKPEYAVGGMIVLMISISEMYKLALGTNGAILTNSDHYRVFFYFSIAMALSVIFLNKWLIEILGIDGAALATLIVVLVFSTIKIIYIQVKMNMQPFTTKTIAILTVILVLFFAFYFIELPFHALVNIFIKSIAVTIIYTFTVYKFRISEDVNGLINKYIPR
- a CDS encoding LysE family translocator, yielding MAYVFHLFLGIISAFLGLLAPGMLNMTAVRTTIEQGKRAGVVFSAGASAIVFIQASIALVFASYLSENPNVFDNLKIAAIIVFFLLALFFFLQARKTFNAEGKSKKGNLFFIGMVMSAINMLAIPFYFGLTTYFEVNGQLIMEQPYITLFIVGSGLGSFILFVLYVFFAGVITKRAKFIATNINYILSGLFFMLGLIAILKS
- a CDS encoding DinB family protein, whose translation is MKKEVLKKKHKLIIIFATKGQNFNMIDAIENNLNRGIGLLSIISDEEYSNISVKPYHSSIGIHMRHVLDMFDCIFCGLDSREINLAARKRNTEAEQKTEMGLVYFNEVISNLRCLSSEDLNEVVAVSDDLGLGVVTTKYTVASILSQAHSHAIHHFASIGYIISQLGIELPDADFGYNPTTPKKDVLA